CGTTGTGTCTGGAAAGGATGGGCCCGGTGAGTGCCGGTCAGGCTAGTTCCGTCGCTGTGGGGTCGTTGGACCCGGTTCGAGCCTTGCAGCACACGCTTTACCGGTCGGCCAAGGCCGATCCGGGACGACGGTTTCATGCGTTGCGGGACAAGGTCTATCGCAGAGACGTCCTGTGGCGTGCGTGGGTGAGGGTGCGCCGCAACAACGGCGCGCCGGGTATCGACGAGACCACCCTGGCCGAGGTCGAGGAATACGGTGTCGAGAAGTTCCTCGACGAGCTGGCTGAGGACTTGAAGAACGATCGGTGGCGGTCGCGGCCCGCGCGGCGGGTGCTCATCCCCAAACCGGGGTCGAGTGAGAAACGGCCGCTGTCGATTCCTGTGGTGCGTGATCGTGTGGTGGCTGCGGCTGTGAAGATCGTGCTCGAGCCGATCTTCGAAGCACAGTTCCTGCCGTGCAGTTTCGGGTTCCGCCCGAAACGGTCGACACACGACGCGCTGCAGGTACTCATCGACAAGTCCTGGCGGGGCAACCGGTGGGTGGTCGAAACCGATATCGCCAACTGCTTTTCAGCGATTCCGCATGAGAAGTTGATGCAGACGATCGAGGAACGAGTCAGTGACCAGGGTGTGTTGAAGCTGCTGCGCGCGATGCTGCGAGCGGGAGTGATGGCCGATGGAGTAGTGCGTCGCGAGGTGACCGGAGCCGCGCAGGGCGGTCCGCTGTCACCGTTGTTGTGCAACATATATCTGCACCGACTCGACCGGGCATGGGACACGGATGCGCACGGAGTGTTGGTGCGCTACTGCGATGACCTGGTGGTGATGTGCCGGTCACGGGGACAGGCCCAGGCCGCGCTGGAGCGGCTGAGGGTTTTGCTCGCCGGGCTCGGACTCGAGTGCAAGGAGTCCAAGACCCGCATCGTGGAGCTGGCCGAGGGAGGCGAGGGAGTGGATTTCCTGGGCTTCCACAATCGGTTGGTGCGTGGGCGGACTCCGCGATCGGCGCACCTGGTGTTCCTGGCTCGCTGGCCCTCACGCAGGGCGGTGCAGCATGCCCGGGACCGGATCCGGTCGATCACGGCCCGGTCCCGGATGCTGCTACCGACCGAACAACTCGTGGCGGAACTGAATCTGTTCCTCCGCGGGTGGGCCGGATACTTCCGATACGGAAACTCCGCCCTGGTGTTCGGTCAGGTCAGAAACTATGCCCTGTCCCGGCTGGCGCTGTTGTTGTCCAAACGAGGCAACCGGCGTCGGGCGTGGGGCTGGGGCATGGCCCGGGTGCTGGCCTCGCCGGATCACCTGGGATTGATCAGCCTCGATGGAATTGTCGTGCTGCCCAGGCCCTTTCGGGCTTGGAAGGGTTGAATGCCGCCGGTGAAGAACGTCGGTAAGCCGTGTGCGGGAGAACCGCTTGCACGGTTTGACGGGCGGGAGCTGGAAACGGAAACCAGGGATGGTCACGGTGACGGAGAAGAACAACCGAGCGGGAAACCGCCCGGTCACAGCGGCTCCCTCACCTTCCATCAGCCCGGGTCACCGCGCCAGCTCTCGACCCAACCACTCAGGTGAGTGGGTGCTGGTAGACCTGTCGGGTGGTGTTGGATCGTGCTGTGGCCGAGCTGGATTCGTTGATGGCGAGGATCGGGGAGCGGTTTACCCGCACTGAACCGCGGGGACGTGCTGGTGAGTATGTGTCAGGGCTGGTCGCCGGTTTGGAACGCAAGAATGGGTGGACCCTGGCCGAACGTGCTGGTGAGGGCACCCCGGATGGGATGCAGCGGTTGCTGCGGGCCGCGGACTGGGACGTCGACGGGGTCCGTGACGATGTGCGTGATTACGTCATCGAACACCTCGGTGACCCTGCGGCGGTGCTGGCCGGTGACGAAACCGGGTTCCTGAAGAAAGGCACCAAATCCGCTGGTGTGCAACGCCAATACTCCGGTACCGCCGGGCGAACCGAGAACTGCCAGATCGGAGTTTTCCTGGCCTACGCGTCCAAGCACGGGCACGCCCTGATCGACCGGGAGCTCTATGTTCCGCAATCGTGGACCGTCGATCGCGCGCGTTGCCGCGACGCCGGGATCGGCGACGAGGTCGAGTTCGCGACCAAGCCGCAGCAGATGATCGCCATGCTCGAACGCGCCCTGGCCGCGAAGGTGCCCTTCGCATGGTTCACCGCCGATGAAGCCTACGGTCAGGCTGGTTACCTGCGCGACTGGTGCGAGGACCACGACGTGTTCTACGTGCTGGCCACCCGCTGCGACCAGCAGGTGAGCACCCGCGCCGACCGCATCGCCCGCGCCGATGATCTGGTAGCGCAGTTCGGGGACCGCACCTGGCAGCGACTCTCGGTCGGTGCCGGTGCGCACGGTCCCCGCGAATACGACTGGGCGCGCCGCCAGATCGAGGGCACCTGGAACAGCGGTCGCGGACACTGGCTGCTGGCCCGGCGGGCGTTGACACCCAACAGCAAGGGGACCTTCGAGATCGCCTACTACCTCTGCTACGGTCCAGCGACCACGCGGCTGGTCGACCTGGCCTGGACTGCCGGGTCGCGCTGGCATGTGGAAGAGGCATTCCAGCAAGCCAAGGGCGAAGCGGGCCTCGATCACTACCAGGTCCGAAAATGGCGTGCCTGGTATGCGCATATCACTTTGTCGATGCTCGCCCTGGCCTGGCTCGCGGCCACCAAAACCATTGCTGCAAAGGGGGACTCACCGACAGCGAAGACGGCATGATCGCTTTCACGTTACCCGAGATCCGCCGCTTACTCGTCGCGTTCGTCCTCACTCGCCTCAATCCCGCCGACCACGTCTGGGCTTGGTCACGCTGGCGACGACGCCGACAACATCAAGCCAGGCTCTCGCACTACCGACGCCGCGGCCACCCACTCACCTGAGTGCAGTTGCAGTACTAGGCGATTCGGTCTGGACGGACACCCGGACCGAGGATCTGCTGGCCGAGTACCAGGACTTCTGGCTGTGCCGTACCGCGCTCGCCGAATTCCTCACCGACTTCGTGCGCCTGGGCGCGGCCGATCCGCGGGTGAGCCGGGCGCGGCGGCTGACCTTGGCTCAGTGGAAGACGGCGGTACGGCGTTGCTCAACCCGGTCCCTGGCCCTCAACTCGCTGTATCCCGGCGCCCTGGATCTGCTGCTGTCCAGGCCGCGATCCGCGAATATCGCTGATTACCTGGGAATTCCCGATGCGCGGGCGGAACGGCTCGTGTATGAGGCCGTCCTGGAATTGGCCGACCATGTCGTGGCCGTAGCCGCTGATCAGGGAGCTACAAGGCTCGATCCGGTATCCAGGGATGTGGCGCCGGACCCCGGCCTGGAAGACGCCGTACTGGCGGACGAATGGGCTACCCGGTTCGGCAGCAGAGACACCCGGGTGACGGAGCTGGCCGCCTCGGCGGCGCAGGGCGATGAACGGGCGTTCGAACAATTGTGGGCAGGCGTCGAAACGCAGGTGTACGAATATGTGTATCGCCGTCTCAATGCTGAATTCGGTCCGGGGCAGTCGGACAGCGAGCAGATCCGGCGTGAGCTGCTCGCGGAGATCCGCGAGAACTGCCGTCGCGAAATCTCGGCCATGCAGCCGCGGGAATTCGGCCAATGGTTGAGCAGTCACGCCGTACGCCGGCTGCGAGATTACTTCGGATGGCGAACCTTCCGGCGTCAGGTCGCGGTCCGATACGCCACCACCCTTCGCGTCGAATCCGAACACCCGCTGGTGCGTGCGGTTTACCAGGCCGGCGAGCAACGGCTGCGAGACGTGCTCGAGAATTTCACGGACAAGCCGATTCTCCGAGAGATCCTGCTGCTGCGAATGCGCTACCGATTCTCGATCGAGCAGACCGCGAGCTGGTTGGAGATGCCGATTCAGCTCGTCGACAGCCTCGAAAACGAAGCCGTCCGTTTCTTTGTCGAACATTTCACCGACTCCGTAGTGCCGCAGAGCGCGCCGCCGGAAGGTCGCGGCGGTCACGTCGAGATATCGGACCAATTCGTGGTCGATGTGCTCACCACCACCGAGCCCAAATCCGAGTTCGCCGACGAGGAGCGTCGCGATACGATCACCATGCTGGATGTTCTGCTCGGGGCTGATCCTACCGATCTCGGCCTGGCGAGGATCTTCCAACCGTCCCTGCCGGAGCGTCCATTCCAGCCATATTGGATGTCCGAGACAGAGTGGGCAAAACTATGGTCCCAACTGCGATTTCGATGCGAGGACCGGTTGGGACAATGGCAGCAGCACAGTTCTGAGCGGAAGTCTGGGGCCCGTGCGGAGGCCGCGCACCCAGTATTACGTACGTTCAGTGCCGAGCGATTCAGGGATCTGATTCTGGCGCAGTATCTGTCCGAGGACAGCGGCACGGAATTCCTCCCGCTAGCACAGGTGCTCGTGGATGCCGACCCGGATGTGGTGAAAGTCGCTCTCAGAGCATTGGATATCGACCAGCTCCGCATAGTCGATCGAATATTCGGCTGGAGGCCGCGAGCGGATCAGGAGGTCGTGGAGTCGTTCGACCCGAGCGCGGATCTGCGGCGCGCCGTGATACTCGAACTGGTGAGGCTGCTGGCTCCGTGGTCGAGCGGCCAACTGGCGGGTGATGAGGCGAGGATCGCGGAGGCCGATCGGCGAGCATGGCAGGTCGTGTTCTCGGGGATCGATAACGACTTCCTGAGGCGGTATGCGCACCTGCGCTTCAGCGTTGGGGAGTCGCTTGCTGAAATCGCCCTCGACATGGGCATTTCGGTGGCCGCGGTGGAGGAGCTCGCGGCGGGCGTCCAACCGGAGCTGGCGGCCAGGTTGCCCGAGGCGCTCGCGTTGCACGAGCAGGCCGCGATGGCCTTGACGGCGATGTTGGGGACCGGCGTCGCCGATCCGGATCGGGACCATGTCGAGGATTGGGATTCGGTCGTCTCCGCGCTGTGGCATCGATCCGAGTCCCACACGGCGCTGGTCGACGCGGAGTCTTTCGCGCGGCGGTGGGCGGTACTGCCCGAGGCGCAGCGAGATGCGGTGGCGGCGCTCTATCCAGAGGTCGTTCTCGCTATAGATCCGATCCCCGGGGAGGCGAACGTGTCCGCACTCGAGCGGATCGTCGTCGGGCAGCGTGCGGCGGCCCGATGGGTGCGTCGGTTCCTTACCGACTTCGGTGTGGATGGAAGCTCAGCACCGGACGAACTGTATGCCGCGCTTCAGGCCGCGCGTGCCGCCAACCCTGTGATGTTCGACCTGCATACCGAGGATCTACTCGCGCC
The DNA window shown above is from Nocardia sp. NBC_01730 and carries:
- the ltrA gene encoding group II intron reverse transcriptase/maturase encodes the protein MSAGQASSVAVGSLDPVRALQHTLYRSAKADPGRRFHALRDKVYRRDVLWRAWVRVRRNNGAPGIDETTLAEVEEYGVEKFLDELAEDLKNDRWRSRPARRVLIPKPGSSEKRPLSIPVVRDRVVAAAVKIVLEPIFEAQFLPCSFGFRPKRSTHDALQVLIDKSWRGNRWVVETDIANCFSAIPHEKLMQTIEERVSDQGVLKLLRAMLRAGVMADGVVRREVTGAAQGGPLSPLLCNIYLHRLDRAWDTDAHGVLVRYCDDLVVMCRSRGQAQAALERLRVLLAGLGLECKESKTRIVELAEGGEGVDFLGFHNRLVRGRTPRSAHLVFLARWPSRRAVQHARDRIRSITARSRMLLPTEQLVAELNLFLRGWAGYFRYGNSALVFGQVRNYALSRLALLLSKRGNRRRAWGWGMARVLASPDHLGLISLDGIVVLPRPFRAWKG
- a CDS encoding IS701 family transposase, which codes for MVLDRAVAELDSLMARIGERFTRTEPRGRAGEYVSGLVAGLERKNGWTLAERAGEGTPDGMQRLLRAADWDVDGVRDDVRDYVIEHLGDPAAVLAGDETGFLKKGTKSAGVQRQYSGTAGRTENCQIGVFLAYASKHGHALIDRELYVPQSWTVDRARCRDAGIGDEVEFATKPQQMIAMLERALAAKVPFAWFTADEAYGQAGYLRDWCEDHDVFYVLATRCDQQVSTRADRIARADDLVAQFGDRTWQRLSVGAGAHGPREYDWARRQIEGTWNSGRGHWLLARRALTPNSKGTFEIAYYLCYGPATTRLVDLAWTAGSRWHVEEAFQQAKGEAGLDHYQVRKWRAWYAHITLSMLALAWLAATKTIAAKGDSPTAKTA